The genomic DNA GATGAAACTAGGAGTAAGCTTATTTGCGTCAACGTAAACGTGACGACGGTACATAAAACTTAAAAAAGATGGTACGGTGTTGAGCTTATAGAGGATTTGACCGAGGATAGGCGATCGCACTATTTCCCTAAAAATTCCAGCTAACTGCCGATTAGCTCCCATTGTCGGTAAAGGGCCACGCCAAGTTGGTGCTACTAAAACTATACGTGAAATTGCGGTTGGATTTTCTTTGGCTAGTTTCAGAACATAAGCTGCACTATGCCCAGCAGCAACTATTGCGATCGGGGTATTAAATACAGAGGTAACAAAATTTTCTAGAAAATTCTGATATAAATTAGGGTCATAACTGACAGGCAAACGCGAAGAGTCGCCAAATCCGGGCCAATCTACTGCTACTACTTGAAAGTAGGGAGCTAGTAGCTTTGCAATTCCGCTCATTTCCTCTCGTGTGGAAACTGTGCTGAAAGCTGGCAGCAGCAGTAGTGGCGAACCACTGCCAAGAGTTTCATACGCAATTCGCAATTGCTGGTTTTTCCAGTTCCAAGAGAGTTCTTTTACTTCTCCGCCTAAACCGAAATTTGTAGGAGTTGATAATAAATTGGTAGACATTAGACGAAAATTTTGTAGTTGTTTAGTTATTGGTTGTTGGTTATTAATTATTTACCATTAACAACTAACTACTGTACGGGAGGCAGCGCGCCTTGCTAATTATGTCGGTTTTCACCCAGAAATAATCAACAAAACCCGCCCTTACTAATCACTAAACTAGTTAACAAAAGCCTTATGGCTCTTCAATGATTGATTCTAAATTTTTAATTTTTAATTCCCTTTCGGGGGTTGACATTCCAAAGCTTTTTTTTGCATGGTTTTGAAAATATTATAAAAACCATTAGCGCGGGAAGGCGTTAAGCTAACATTTAAACCAGTTTCTTGAATAAAATCTGGAGTAAGTTGAACAATTTCATGAGATGTGAGTCCATTTAAACCCTCGATCAATAAACCCACTAATCCTTTGGTTAATTGAGAATCAGAGTCACCTTGAAACACTACTTTGCCATCTTCCAAGATAGCTGTGACATAAACTTGGGAAACGCA from Chlorogloeopsis sp. ULAP01 includes the following:
- a CDS encoding alpha/beta hydrolase gives rise to the protein MSTNLLSTPTNFGLGGEVKELSWNWKNQQLRIAYETLGSGSPLLLLPAFSTVSTREEMSGIAKLLAPYFQVVAVDWPGFGDSSRLPVSYDPNLYQNFLENFVTSVFNTPIAIVAAGHSAAYVLKLAKENPTAISRIVLVAPTWRGPLPTMGANRQLAGIFREIVRSPILGQILYKLNTVPSFLSFMYRRHVYVDANKLTPSFIEHKWQNTQQPGGRFAPAAFVTGSLDAVHNQTDFLALVRDLSVPLMVVIGESSPTKSRADMDALAALNGVQAAVVPGSLGMHEEYPQAVAEVILPFLVNS
- a CDS encoding SufE family protein; this encodes MSSSIDSLPPNLAKIVQRFKRATDPKRRYEQLIWYGQRLKEFPEADKLPENKVPGCVSQVYVTAILEDGKVVFQGDSDSQLTKGLVGLLIEGLNGLTSHEIVQLTPDFIQETGLNVSLTPSRANGFYNIFKTMQKKALECQPPKGN